One genomic region from Bradyrhizobium icense encodes:
- the trmFO gene encoding methylenetetrahydrofolate--tRNA-(uracil(54)-C(5))-methyltransferase (FADH(2)-oxidizing) TrmFO has protein sequence MNSNTPKTDTVHVIGGGLAGSEAAWQIATAGVRVVLHEMRPSRMTEAHRTEGLAELVCSNSFRSDDAANNAVGLLHAEMRRLASLIMRSADANQVPAGGALAVDRDGFSAAVSRALRDHPLIEIDRSEIAGLPPAEWGNVIVATGPLTSAPLAEAIRELTDENALAFFDAIAPIVHRDSIDMSVAWFQSRYDKVGPGGTGADYINCPMTKEQYDAFVAALLAGDKVDFKDWETNTPYFDGCLPVEVMAERGHETLRHGPMKPVGLTNPHNPTVKPYAVVQLRQDNKLGTLYNMVGFQTKLNYGAQQRVFRTIPGLENAEFARLGGLHRNTFLNSPKLLDGQLRLRAQPRLRFAGQMTGCEGYVESASIGLIAGLYAAANARAQALEPPPATTALGSLLGHITGGHIETIEAGTRSFQPMNINFGLFPPLASVPTKKADGSRLRGNEKTVAKKQALSARALTDLDRWIADHLRVAAAA, from the coding sequence ATGAATTCCAACACTCCCAAAACCGACACTGTCCATGTAATCGGCGGCGGCCTTGCCGGCTCGGAAGCGGCCTGGCAGATCGCCACTGCGGGCGTTCGCGTGGTCCTGCATGAGATGCGCCCTTCGCGAATGACCGAGGCACACCGCACCGAGGGCCTGGCCGAACTCGTCTGCTCCAACTCGTTCCGCTCGGACGACGCTGCCAATAACGCCGTGGGCCTGCTGCACGCCGAGATGCGGCGGCTGGCCTCGCTGATCATGCGCTCCGCAGATGCCAACCAAGTGCCCGCAGGCGGAGCGCTGGCGGTCGACCGCGACGGGTTTTCCGCAGCCGTCAGCCGGGCCCTGCGCGACCATCCCCTGATCGAAATCGACCGGAGCGAGATCGCCGGCTTGCCGCCGGCCGAATGGGGCAATGTGATCGTCGCGACCGGCCCCCTCACCTCGGCGCCGCTGGCCGAGGCCATCCGCGAACTCACCGATGAGAACGCGCTGGCATTCTTCGATGCGATCGCGCCGATCGTGCACAGGGATTCCATTGACATGTCGGTGGCGTGGTTTCAGTCACGCTACGACAAGGTTGGGCCCGGCGGCACCGGCGCCGATTACATCAATTGCCCGATGACGAAGGAGCAATACGACGCCTTCGTCGCGGCGCTCCTGGCCGGCGACAAGGTCGATTTCAAGGACTGGGAAACCAACACGCCGTATTTCGACGGCTGCCTGCCGGTCGAGGTGATGGCCGAGCGCGGCCATGAAACGCTGCGGCATGGACCGATGAAACCGGTGGGGCTCACCAATCCGCACAATCCGACGGTCAAGCCCTACGCTGTCGTGCAGTTGCGGCAGGACAACAAGCTCGGCACGCTCTACAACATGGTGGGCTTCCAGACCAAACTGAACTACGGCGCGCAGCAGCGCGTGTTCCGCACCATTCCGGGGCTCGAGAACGCCGAATTCGCCCGGCTCGGTGGCCTGCATCGCAACACCTTCCTGAACTCGCCAAAGCTGCTGGATGGCCAGTTGCGCCTACGCGCGCAGCCACGGCTGCGCTTTGCCGGGCAGATGACCGGCTGTGAAGGCTATGTGGAATCTGCCAGCATCGGTCTGATCGCCGGCCTCTATGCTGCGGCCAATGCGCGGGCGCAGGCGCTCGAACCGCCGCCGGCGACAACAGCGCTGGGCTCGCTGCTCGGCCATATCACCGGCGGCCACATCGAAACGATCGAGGCCGGAACACGCTCGTTCCAGCCGATGAACATCAATTTCGGCCTATTCCCGCCGCTTGCCAGCGTGCCGACCAAGAAGGCCGATGGCTCCAGGCTGCGAGGCAACGAGAAGACGGTCGCCAAGAAGCAGGCGCTCAGCGCACGCGCACTGACCGATCTCGATCGATGGATCGCCGATCATCTGCGCGTAGCGGCGGCGGCGTAA
- a CDS encoding serine/threonine protein kinase produces the protein MGLPKDDAATLSARWTEGILLKRDVFSTVERGRFRDDSGEVDAVLRRLDQVPVWSYPLARYLFDRERRALALALARDLDVGPRLLWAGRQALVRGFIDGVALHLAKPHGDLAYFRSAKLALRKLHRAGICHNDLAKEQNWLVGRDGRAYLTDFQLAACFKTRSRLFRIAAYEDLRHLLKHKRSYAPSALTPMERKILARKSFVASIWLKTGKKVYQAITRGLFNFTDREGGGRRLVNDAPVLSALIRKNPEVRDTAIVAFADRRTGVGLYAFVEADKVALEKQLRSELLSAKGVKPPEHIQVVHALPRDAAGKPRTEILQLVAMNQLDLIEPLITSDIDRAFLKDILESRKNLRDRFNFESSELNSRPN, from the coding sequence ATGGGCTTGCCGAAAGACGACGCCGCAACCCTGTCGGCACGATGGACCGAAGGCATTCTGCTGAAGCGTGACGTGTTCTCGACCGTCGAACGCGGCCGCTTTCGCGACGATTCCGGTGAAGTTGATGCCGTGCTGCGCCGGCTCGACCAGGTGCCGGTGTGGTCCTATCCGCTCGCCCGCTATCTGTTCGACCGCGAGCGCCGCGCGCTGGCGCTGGCGCTGGCGCGCGATCTCGACGTCGGCCCGAGACTGCTATGGGCCGGACGGCAGGCACTGGTGCGCGGCTTCATCGATGGCGTCGCGCTGCATCTGGCAAAACCCCATGGCGACCTCGCCTATTTCCGTTCCGCCAAGCTCGCTCTTCGCAAGCTGCACCGCGCCGGCATCTGCCATAACGATCTCGCCAAGGAGCAGAACTGGCTGGTGGGCCGCGACGGCCGCGCCTATCTCACCGATTTTCAATTGGCCGCCTGCTTCAAAACCCGCAGCCGGCTGTTCCGGATCGCAGCCTATGAGGATCTGCGGCATCTCCTGAAGCACAAGCGCAGCTATGCGCCGTCAGCGCTGACGCCGATGGAGCGCAAGATTCTGGCGCGCAAATCCTTTGTCGCCAGCATCTGGCTCAAGACCGGCAAGAAGGTCTACCAGGCCATCACCCGCGGTCTGTTCAACTTCACCGACCGCGAGGGCGGCGGCCGCCGGCTGGTCAACGACGCGCCGGTGCTGAGCGCCCTGATCAGGAAAAATCCCGAAGTGCGCGATACGGCCATTGTCGCGTTTGCCGACCGCCGTACCGGCGTCGGGTTATATGCCTTCGTCGAAGCCGACAAAGTGGCGCTGGAAAAGCAGTTGCGCAGCGAGCTTTTGTCGGCCAAGGGCGTCAAACCGCCCGAGCACATCCAGGTGGTGCATGCCCTGCCCCGCGATGCCGCAGGCAAGCCGCGCACAGAGATCTTGCAGCTTGTGGCGATGAACCAGCTCGACCTGATCGAACCGCTGATCACGAGCGATATCGACCGCGCGTTCCTGAAGGACATTCTGGAGAGCCGCAAGAATCTGCGGGATCGGTTCAATTTCGAAAGCAGCGAGTTGAATTCGCGGCCGAATTGA
- a CDS encoding DUF1127 domain-containing protein, translating into MLLSLIRMIQAFRDYQRNVSELSQLSDRELADIGLDRSDIPRVAAGNYNG; encoded by the coding sequence ATGTTGCTCTCGCTCATCCGCATGATCCAGGCGTTCCGGGATTATCAGCGCAATGTCAGCGAACTGTCCCAGCTCAGCGATCGTGAACTGGCCGATATCGGCCTTGATCGTTCGGACATCCCGCGCGTTGCCGCCGGAAACTACAACGGCTGA
- a CDS encoding Mth938-like domain-containing protein produces the protein MPNQTSPSSDAPHLPRSAPIEAYGKGGFAFADMSHRGSLLCLPDAMWAWPVTKPAEIDQYSLDRVFKAANAIDTLIVGTGTEVWVPSRDLREALRAVRVVLDAMQTGPAIRTYNIMLGERRRVAAALIAVP, from the coding sequence ATGCCCAATCAAACAAGCCCATCCTCGGACGCTCCGCATCTTCCGAGGTCGGCGCCGATCGAAGCTTACGGCAAGGGCGGCTTTGCCTTCGCCGACATGTCGCATCGTGGCTCCCTGTTGTGCCTGCCGGATGCGATGTGGGCCTGGCCGGTGACGAAGCCTGCCGAGATCGACCAATATTCGCTGGATCGCGTGTTCAAGGCCGCCAACGCGATCGACACGCTGATCGTCGGCACCGGCACTGAGGTCTGGGTACCCTCGCGCGACCTCCGCGAGGCGCTGCGCGCCGTACGCGTGGTGCTCGATGCGATGCAGACGGGGCCGGCGATCCGCACCTACAACATCATGCTGGGCGAGCGGCGGCGCGTCGCGGCGGCGTTGATCGCGGTGCCATGA
- a CDS encoding phytoene/squalene synthase family protein produces the protein MSYATTSKDTAAFCADLVRTHDFVRYASTLFLPQVQRRALLSIYAFNVEILRVREQVSQPLPGEIRLQWWTDMLEGAGHGGVEGNPVAAELLQTIGEFRLPIEPLSRLIEEHQFDLYNDPMPSMAALEGYITDTASALFSLAARIATPPSAAVDHLARHAGLAQGMTQVIAALPLDAARRQLFVPLQLLQQHGSGMEQVFSGKQTPQARAAIDQLIGDARQHLRTALELLAHVSPQVRPVFLPLAPVRRDLERMSRADVDPFVPQVTSRLRTLWTLWRASRSREFGG, from the coding sequence ATGAGCTACGCCACGACGTCGAAGGATACCGCTGCGTTCTGCGCCGATTTGGTGCGCACGCACGACTTCGTCCGCTATGCCTCGACGCTGTTCCTGCCTCAGGTCCAGCGCCGCGCGCTGCTGTCGATCTATGCCTTCAACGTCGAGATTTTGCGCGTGCGCGAACAGGTCAGCCAGCCGTTGCCGGGGGAAATCCGACTGCAATGGTGGACCGACATGCTGGAAGGCGCCGGCCATGGCGGCGTTGAGGGCAACCCGGTTGCAGCCGAACTGTTGCAGACCATCGGCGAATTCCGCCTGCCGATCGAGCCGCTGTCGCGGCTGATCGAGGAGCACCAATTCGACCTCTACAACGATCCGATGCCGTCGATGGCGGCGCTGGAAGGCTATATCACCGATACCGCCTCAGCGCTTTTTTCGCTGGCTGCGCGGATTGCGACGCCGCCGTCGGCAGCGGTCGACCATCTCGCGCGGCATGCGGGTCTCGCGCAGGGGATGACGCAGGTGATCGCGGCGCTGCCGCTCGATGCCGCACGGCGCCAGCTTTTCGTGCCGCTGCAACTGCTGCAGCAACATGGCAGCGGGATGGAGCAAGTGTTTTCGGGCAAGCAGACACCGCAGGCGCGTGCCGCGATCGATCAGTTGATCGGAGACGCCCGACAACATCTCCGCACGGCCCTCGAGCTACTCGCGCATGTGTCGCCGCAAGTGCGGCCGGTATTCCTGCCGTTGGCGCCGGTCCGCCGCGATCTGGAGCGCATGTCACGAGCCGACGTCGATCCATTCGTGCCGCAGGTGACGTCACGACTCCGGACGCTGTGGACACTCTGGCGCGCCTCGCGGTCGCGTGAGTTCGGCGGGTAA